GGCGACGTGATCGGTGGCGCCATGCTCGCGCACAAGGCGGAGGAAGAGGGCATGGCCTGCGTCGAGCGGATTGTCACCGGCTATGGCCATGTGAACTACAACGCCATCCCCGCGGTGGTCTACACCCATCCCGAAATCGCCAGCGTTGGCCGCACGGAAGATGAACTGAAGAAGGAGAACGTCGAGTATCGGCGGGGGCAGTTTTCGTTTCGGGCCAACGGCCGGGCCCGTTCGCTGGGAGACGCCGACGGCTTTGTGAAGATCTTGGCCGACGCCGCGACCGATCGCATCCTGGGGGCGCATATGATTGGCCCGCACGTGGGCGAGTTGATTGCCGAGGCGACCGTCGCGATCGAGTTTGGCGCGTCGAGCGAGGATTTGGCCCGCACATGTCATGCGCATCCCACGCTTTCGGAAGCGGTGAAGGAAGCGGCCATGGCGGTATCGGGCAGGCAAATCCACTCGTGATGACGTATCGGCCAATTGTCACAGCACTGGAAATGCTGCCTGCATGATCCTCGACACGCTGGCCAACTCCGCTCGCTGTGAAGCCGCTCATCCGTGGCTGGCGCCGGCTTTTGCCTGGCTGCGGCAACACGCCACGAGCGCGCTGGCCACCGGCCGGCACGAGATCGACGGCGACCGCTTGTTTGCCTTGGTCGCGCGCTATGCGACCCGCGACTACGAAAGCGCCGAGCCCGAGGCGCATCGCAAATACGTCGACGTGCAATACCTTGTCAGCGGGCAAGAGACGGTGTACTGGACGCCGCTGGCCGAGACGGCCGCGGTGAGCGCGGCTTACGACGAAACGCGCGATTTGATGTTCTTTGTGCGCAATGCGCGGACCCGGGCGTTTGAGCTACGGACCGGGGATTTCGTGGTGTTTTTCCCGGAGGACGCCCACGAACCCAACTGCCATCTCGGCCCCCCTAGCGACGTGCATAAGGCAGTGGTTAAGGTGCGGCTACCCTAATCGCGCCGGTTGTAGGAGGGGCTCTTCCGGCCAGTTGCCTACAGGCGAAAAAACTCCTACTATTTCGCAGCCGCCCCGCCCTTTGATCTCGGTTGTCGCCACAGCCGCGCGACGATCGCTCTGGTTCTCCCGCACATGAAGCACTCCGACCAGCTTGGCGCCGTGTTTCGTCAGGCCGTGCAGCTTTGCCGCGCGGTGAAGGCCAGCGCGCTGGTGCTGATGGCGGAGCAACGCTTCAACTGGCAACAACTGCGCGGCCTGGCCGATGGGACGCCACTGGTGGTTGCCGCTGACACCGAGGAGATTTTGCGCGATGTCGGCACGCTGTTGCCGGCCATCGCGATCGGCATGGCCGACGCTCCGGTGTACGACCGCATTGGCCAGGCGCTCATCAAAGCAGTGGCGCACGAAATGTTGGTGCCCGGCGCGGCGGTGGTGGTGATCTACTGCGGGCTGGAGCCGGACGAGGTCGATTCGATCAGCGTTGTCGACCTGGGAGACCACCTGGGTCGGTTGAGCGTTCGCGATCTGCGGCGTCTGGAAACGAGTGTGCCGCTCGACACGCTGCAAACTGTCGTCGCGCTCGGTCTGGAGATCGGACGCGAAGGTCGCGAAGGCAAGCCGGTCGGCGCGCTGTTTGTGGTCGGCGACACCCGCAAAGTGCTGGCCAGCAGCCATCCCACGGGTTTCGATCCGGTGAAGGGCTACAATCGCAAGGAGCGCAACCTCAAGATTCAAAAGGTGCGCGAAGGGATCAAGGAGATTGCCCAGATGGATGGGGCGATCATCGTGGCGCCTGACGGCACGGTGGAGGCGGCGGCGCGGTACATCGACGCGTCGGCCAGCGACATCAACTTGACCAAGGGGCTTGGCTCGCGGCATTGGACGGGCGCCGCGATCACCCGCAACACCAAGGCCATTGCGGTGGTGGTGAGCGAATCGAGCGGCACAGTGCGCATCTTTCATGGCGGCGAACTGGTCATGCGCATCGAACCGTTCCGCCGGGCGATGGTGTGGCGCGATTTCGATTCTGAGCCTTCCGAAGAACCACGGCCGCGCGCTGACCGGCCAAGCAAGGAAACGCCGTCGTAATTGGCCCGCCGGGGTGGCCAGTTGCGCCGCGACGGCTAGTGGCCGGGGGTTGTGGCGCGCCTGTGGGGGGCTTAGTCTGAATCGTTCGACCCGCCCCCAATCCCGCCAGTAGTAGAGGATCATTCCGCCATGCGCCTGCCCCAAACTGTTTTTTCGTTGTTCTGCATGATGATCGCTTCGAGCGTGATGGCCGCGCCGGTCGAGGTGGGTTTTGGCGAGGCCGACATCACGCCCGATGTGAACGCCAAGCCGGTTTGGATCGCCGGTTATAGCCAGAACCGCCGCGCCGAGGGGGTCCACGATCCGCTGCACGTCCGCTCGGTCGTATTGCGCGACGGCAAGGACAAGATCGCCATGGCCTGCCTCGATGTGGTGGGACTCGACTACGCCTGGGTGCAGGCGATCCGCGAAAAGCTGAAGGACTTCAAGTATGTGATGGTCTCGGCCGCGCACAACCACGAAGGGCCAGACACGATGGGCATATGGGGCCCCGGTCCCACCAAGAGCGGCATCGATCCAGAGTATATGGATCGCATCGCCGAACTGACGGTGCAGGTGATCCGGCAAGCCGACGAAAGCGCCGTGCCCGTGGTGGCCAACTACGGCACCGCCTCGGACGAGGAGCTGTTGCGCGACAGTCGCGAGCCGTACATCTTTGATCCGGTGCTGCGGGCGCTGCGCTTCAATCGCGCGGACAACGGCAAGCTGGTGGGCATCGTGCTGCAGTGGAACTGCCATCCCGAGGCGATGGGGGGAGACAACAAGCAAATCACCGCGGACTTCATCGGGGTGACTGTCGACGAGCTCAAGAAGAAGTACGGCTGCCCGGTGACGTATTTCACTGGACCGGTCGGGGGGCTCATGGCGCCGCCGCGCGACAAGTTCAAGGATAAAAAAGGCGAACTGTTGCGCGAGGGAGATTTTGCCTTCAATCAGGCGTATGGCGAAATGGTGGCGGCGCTGGCAGCGCAAGCAGTCGATGCGGCCAAGCCGATTTCGCTCAACGGATTTGTAGTCTCGGCCAAGCCGGTGGCAATACCGCTGGAAAACAAGCTGTATCAGATGGCCAAGATGATTGGCATTCTCAAGCGCGCCGGCTATGCCTGGCAGGGAGACGCCGAGAAGATCGGCGACGAAATCACCGCCAAGAACGTGAAAGAAACCAAGTCCGCCGCCGT
The Pirellulales bacterium DNA segment above includes these coding regions:
- a CDS encoding YhcH/YjgK/YiaL family protein; the protein is MILDTLANSARCEAAHPWLAPAFAWLRQHATSALATGRHEIDGDRLFALVARYATRDYESAEPEAHRKYVDVQYLVSGQETVYWTPLAETAAVSAAYDETRDLMFFVRNARTRAFELRTGDFVVFFPEDAHEPNCHLGPPSDVHKAVVKVRLP
- a CDS encoding diadenylate cyclase; the encoded protein is MKHSDQLGAVFRQAVQLCRAVKASALVLMAEQRFNWQQLRGLADGTPLVVAADTEEILRDVGTLLPAIAIGMADAPVYDRIGQALIKAVAHEMLVPGAAVVVIYCGLEPDEVDSISVVDLGDHLGRLSVRDLRRLETSVPLDTLQTVVALGLEIGREGREGKPVGALFVVGDTRKVLASSHPTGFDPVKGYNRKERNLKIQKVREGIKEIAQMDGAIIVAPDGTVEAAARYIDASASDINLTKGLGSRHWTGAAITRNTKAIAVVVSESSGTVRIFHGGELVMRIEPFRRAMVWRDFDSEPSEEPRPRADRPSKETPS
- a CDS encoding neutral/alkaline non-lysosomal ceramidase N-terminal domain-containing protein — translated: MRLPQTVFSLFCMMIASSVMAAPVEVGFGEADITPDVNAKPVWIAGYSQNRRAEGVHDPLHVRSVVLRDGKDKIAMACLDVVGLDYAWVQAIREKLKDFKYVMVSAAHNHEGPDTMGIWGPGPTKSGIDPEYMDRIAELTVQVIRQADESAVPVVANYGTASDEELLRDSREPYIFDPVLRALRFNRADNGKLVGIVLQWNCHPEAMGGDNKQITADFIGVTVDELKKKYGCPVTYFTGPVGGLMAPPRDKFKDKKGELLREGDFAFNQAYGEMVAALAAQAVDAAKPISLNGFVVSAKPVAIPLENKLYQMAKMIGILKRAGYAWQGDAEKIGDEITAKNVKETKSAAVLTEVGYVRLGDLHVACIPGEIYPEHVYGKVQDPVDPGADYPDAPAEKSILESLPGDKVLIVGLANDEIGYILPLRQWDEKPPFCYGRNGDQYGEENSVGPQAGPIIYGALDRRVQEAK